The following nucleotide sequence is from Solidesulfovibrio carbinolicus.
CATGACCGGGGCAAGACTTGGGTTGTTGAGCACCGTGCCGGGGTTGACCCGGGGCATCTTGGCCACGCCGTGCATGACGAGGCCTTCGCCCTCGCGGGAAACCATGACCCGGTCGTTGCTGATGAACTCCGTGCCATGACGCATGATTTCCAAGGCCAGGGTCGATTTGCCGGCTCCGGAAAAACCGGCGATGACCAGGCCTTGGCCGCCTTGGGCGACGCCGGCGGCGTGAAACAGCAGCGCCCCGCGCTTCAGGCGCCATTCGATGAAGCGGTTGTTGATGAAGTTGACGATCTGGTTGTCGTTTTCCAGGCACGGCCCCACGGCGTAGTTTTTGCCCTGGCCGAAGAGGAAGACGAGGCCCGTGAGGAGTTTTTTGACTACCCGGCCGTCGGGGAGGTCCAGAGACGATTCCTTGAGTTTGGTCTTGCCCGGTTCCCGGGGGTGGACGGCAAAGGGCAGGTCAAACTCCGGCGGCCCGGCCTCGATGGCCGTGACTTCGATGCGGTAGGAACCGCCGCCGCCGAGAAAGTCGCGGTAGTAGCGGCCGAGCTTTTCCGACAGGGCGTGGGAGTTGGTGGCCACAACCACGGTCACGTCGTCAAAGGTGACTTCCAGGCCATGGGCCAGGGGCGCGGTTTCCAGGACGGGGGCCATAAGCCCGGCGATGGTGGGGCCGCTCATGCGATCTCCTTGAGGACATAGTCGGCGTAGGCCGCAGCCGCGTCCAGGCCGCAGGCGTCGAGGAGTCCCCGGAAGCCGCCGAAGGCCGAGACTTCGTAGATGGCCGCGCCGGATGGGGTTTCCACCACGTCCACGCAGGTGAAGGCCATGCCCGGGAAGAGGTTTTGGGCCTTGCGGGCCAGTTCGATGATCTCGTCCGATGGATTATGGGGCACGTAGCGGCCGCCGGTGCGGGTGGTGGTGTCCCAGGAATTGCCGCTGCCCTGGCGGGCGTAGGTGGCCAGATACTGGCCGCCCAAAAACGACACCCCGAGATCAAGATGCCCGCCGGCGTGGGAGACCATCTGCTGGATGTACATGACCCGGTTGCCGGCGGCCTTGTAATCGGCGATCTCCTCATGCATTTCCGGGCCTTCCTCAATGACGGTCATGCCCCGGGCCTTGGAGCTGTACAGCGGCTTGAACACGGCCCGGCCGTAGTCCGAGACGGCGGCGGCGGCTTCGCTGACGTCCTCGGTGACGGTGGTCGGCGGCATGGGGATGCCGCCCCGGCGCAGCACGGCCGTGCCGCTTAAGCGATCAATAAGCCGAAACATGCTGTCCGGGTTGGAAAAGACCGGCAGCCCGCCGGAATGGAGAAAGCGCAGGATCTCCATGCGGTCCAAGGCGTCGGGGGTGTAGGACGGGGCGATCTTTTTGACGATGAGCCCATCGAGGCTGGTGAGGTCGGTGTCCTTATAAAAGGCCTTGCCCGTTTCCAGGTCCAGGCGCACTTCGGCCATGTCGATGCACAGGCGAAAGCCGGTGCGGGCTTCCAGGGCGTCCAGCAAACGCAGGGTGGACCAGCCGCCGGGGATGCCCACCACGCCAATCTTTTTCATTTGTTTCTCCATGGTTGCAGGAAGGTTTTCAGTAGCACAGGGCGTCGACGGGCAGCTTGAAGTCCGCTGGGTCGCCGTCATGGGCGGCCACGCGCTGCAGCAAAAAGACGCCCCGGTGGAACATGAGCCGGGCGAAACGCTCGCTCAGTTCGAATCGGGTCGAAGTAATAAGTGACCGGCCAAGGCCAAGGGCCAGCCGGATGTCGAAGGTCGTGTCGCCATGCTTGGCGGCAAAAGCGGCGGCAAAGCGGCGCATCTCCAGGATGACGGCGGAAAGGACGCCGCGCCGGGCCTTGTCGAAGATGGGCAGGCGGAAGTTGGAGACCATGTACACCGAGACGTCCTGCACCAGGTCGGCGTCGGCCGATCGGTGCAGGTCGATGTAGTGGATGCGGTCCTCGGCCGGATCATAGAGGATGTTGTTGGTGTTGTAGTCGCCGTGGATCAGCACGCTGTAGGGCGCGGCAAGGGTGCGCTCCACGGCCTCGGCGGCGTCGATGATTTCGTCCAGGGACGGCAAGGGAAAAGCGCCGATGGCCTTGCGCTTGACCCGAAAGCCCGGGTGCACGGTGAGCACCTCGGGCAGGCGGGCGCGCAACTGCTTGCTGTAGCCGATGGGGCGGGGGCCGGGGGTCAGGGTTTTTTCCCAGAGTTCCCCGGCGGTGCGGCACTGGGCGGCCACGGCCCGGGAGAGCAGCTTGCGGTCGCCGGAGAGCGACAGGTCCTGGATGGTCTGGCCGGGCAAGAGCTCGATGAGCATGGAGCTGGTCTTTTCCCCTTCGCGAAAGGCTTCCAGATGCGGAGCCAGGCCCGGCATGAGGGACTCCCAGCGGGCGAAGTTGGCGGCTTCCTGGCGCAGCTTGCCCGTGTCGCCGTCCTTGAAGATGACTTCCTTGTGGCAGTCGCCTTCGCCGCCGCGTTCCTGAATCCGGCCGATGCGGCAGCCTGAGCGGGTGCCCCAGATGGAGGCGAATTCCACATCGGACAGCGGGTTTTCGTGGCCGGAGGCGGCCAGAATGTCGTTTAAGGCGGTGAACTGGCGGATTTTGAATTTGTCGCCGGTGATGGCGAAGATGGCGGCTTCGCCGACGTTGAGCAGGGCGTCGCCCATGCGTTCGAGATAGCGGAAGATAAACAGGGTGGTGAGCAGGTCGCCGGTGTTGAAGCCCGTGCGCAGTTCGTCGCGGATGCGGTCGAACTCCTGCTTGTAGAGCCGGTCGAGATGCAGCTCGCAGCGGCAGATTTTCAGCGCCGCGGCCATGTCGCGTTCCAGCACCGCCTTTGGCATCCAGCCCAGGGCATTCTGGATTTCCTGGAAAAACGGCTTGTAGTCGTAGCGCAGCAGGCATCTTGGATCGTCGTAGTGGCGCGTTTGGCGCACCACGTTGACGGCATGGTCGCCCACCCGTTCGAGGTTGCTGCCGATGATGTGAAACGCCCGGATGCGGGCCACTTCCGGGGCGGTGGGCCGGGTTTCGCCGTGCAGGGTGGCGAAGCAGGCGTTTTCGATCACGCTTTTCAAGTTGTCGATATAGTCGTCGCGGGCCTCGATCTTGGCGATGGCCTTTTCGTCACGATGCTTGAGGACTTCGATGGTGCCGGCGATCTGTCGCTCGATCTCCACGAGCAGGAATTTGAAATTGCGCTCGATCTCAAGCATCGTCTTCGTCCCGGGCAGTGATGAGCAGTGGGGCGGAACATTCCTGTTCGCGCTCCTTCCAGCGGAAGGTCAGCTTGAGTTTGCGGTCCTCGCCCTTGGCCTTGCCTTCCACGGTGACGGCCACCAACCCCTTGGGGATAAGGCGCAGCACGTCCTCGCCCTGGGACAGGGTGATCTCTCCCGTGGCGAACCCGTCGCGCACGGCCTCCAGATAGGCGGCGATGACGTCGGGCTGCTGCAATCCGTCGTATTTGAAAAGCTTGTTCACGAACTTCCTCCTTGGCGGCCCGGGGAGACGATCCGGGCGCGTCATTGGCTGTAGCACCCGATTATGAAGAAAAGGTGAAGCCCTGCTTGTTTTTTTGCACAACGGCCGGGTTTTTCCGCGCCGCGCGTTCGTCATGAGAGACTCACGCAACCTTCACCGGTTTACCCTGTACGCGGCCGGCCCGACTGGGCTAGGGTCGTGTCCGTGAAAGCGCATACGGCGTTTGGCAGGCAACGCATGAAGACCACCAATTTTTCCTTAACAATACGTCGTATTGTTAAGGGACGCGACATTGGGTCAGGCACGGAGGAGGCCATGAGTCAGGAAGCCATCGATCAATTTCTGGCCTGGTTGCAGGCCGACAAGGACCGGCTGCTCCTGGTCGGCGGCCTGCCCCTTGATGAACTGGCGGCCCACGCCGCCGCCCACGGGTTTATTTTCACCGTGGAGGAACTCAAGGCCAGGCAGGCCCTGGTGCATCTGGTGGAAGGCACCTAGCGCCGCACTCGAAAAATACGAAGGTGTCGTTGGGGAGTTCAATGTTTTTTCGCTTGTTGCCAGCAAAACGCCTGCTGTTTTTTTCGAGGATACGCCACGGGGAGGGGCGGCTTAACCGCTGCTCACGCCCGCTTTCTCCCACCCGCACCGGAGTACGGCATGTTGCAGTCCCTTGCCAGCCTTGACGGCCATTCCCTGATCCTGTTGTGCCTGTCCCTGGGAATCGCCCTGGCGTTTGAATTCGTCAACGGTTTTCACGACACGGCCAACGCCGTGGCCACGGTGATCTACACCAAGGCGCTTCGGGCCACCACGGCTGTCGTCCTGTCGGGCATCTGCAATTTCCTCGGCGTGCTGCTTGGCGGCATCGCCGTGGCCTATTCCATCGTCCATCTGCTGCCGGTGGACCTGCTCGTGTCGGTCAACTCCAACCTCGGGTTGGCCATGGTCTTTTCCCTGCTCGTCTCGGCCATCCTGTGGAACTTCGGCACCTGGTACCTGGGGCTGCCGGCGTCGAGTTCCCACACGCTCATCGGCGCAATCCTGGGCGTGGGGCTGGCCAACGCCGTACGCGAAGGCCTGCCGGCCGGGGCCGGGGTCAACTGGCACAAGGCCGTCGAAGTCGGCTTGTCGCTATTCATCTCGCCCATCATCGGCTTTGTCCTGGCCGGCGGGCTGCTGCTTTTGCTGCAACGACTGCTCAAAAATCCGGCCCTGCATCGGCCGCCTCAAGGCGACGCGCCGCCGCCGCCGGCCATGCGGGCGGCGCTGATCCTCTCGGGCCTGGGCGTAAGCCTGGCCCATGGCTCCAACGACGGCCAGAAGGGGGTGGGCCTTATCATGCTTATCCTCATCGGCATTCTGCCCGGGGTCTATTCCCTGGACGCCGACCTGTCGCCCGGCGAGACGGCCATGGTGCGCCAGGCGGCGGCCCGGTTCACCGACTATTTCGACGCCCACCGGCTGGAGATCGACAAGGCCTATGCCAATGGCTCCATCCGGGAGCTGCCCGAGAAATCTTCAGCCGTGAGCTGCGACGTGCGCGGGGCCGTGGCCGCCTCGGAAGACATCCAGCGCCAGCTGGCCCTGTATGATTCCATTGCCGCCATCCCGGCCGGGGAACGCTGGGAGCTGCGCACCGACATCCTGTGCCTGGACGACGCCGCCCGGATCATGCAGGGGCTTTCGGGCAGCGCCGCCGAGCGGGCCGAAATCGAGCAACTGCGCGAAACATTGCGCCGGCCTACAGAATACGCCCCGGATTGGGTCATCATGGCCGTGTCCCTGGCCCTTGGCGTGGGCACCATGGTCGGTTGGAAGCGCATCGTGGTCACCATCGGCGAGAAGATCGGCAAGACCAAGCTCAGCTATGCCCAGGGCGCGTCGGCCCAGATCGTGGCCATGGCCACCATCGGCCTGGCCGACGGCCTGGGGCTGCCGGTGTCCACCACCCATGTGCTGTCCTCGGGCGTGGCCGGGACCATGGCCGCCCACAAAAGCGGCCTGCAGATGCGCACCCTGCGCTCCATCGCCATGGCCTGGGTGTTCACCCTGCCGGCGGCCATGCTGCTGGGGGCCGGGTTCTTTTTCCTCTTCACGGCCTGGCTGTAGGGTGTGGCGGCCGGGCTTGCCCGAACTCCGGTTTGCGCCTAGATAAGCGCCTGGCCGGCGCAATTGCGCCGCCACCGGACGTTCCCCTATGCTGCTGTATATCCACGTGCCCTTTTGCCGGAGCAAGTGCCGGTACTGCGCTTTTGTCTCGCGTCCCCTGGACATGGCCGAGGTGGAGGTCTACGCCACGGCCTTGCCGCTGGAGATCCGGCATTTCGGCAAAAAGCTCGGCCGGCCCAAGGTCGAGACCATCTATTTCGGCGGCGGCACGCCCACGCTGTTGCCGCCCTGGGCGCTGTCGCGCATCCTGCCGGAAATCACCCGCCATTTCGATGTGCATCCGGCCGTGGAATGGACGTTTGAGGGCAATCCCGATTCGGCCCTGGACCAGCAGTATCTGAGC
It contains:
- a CDS encoding HprK-related kinase B yields the protein MSGPTIAGLMAPVLETAPLAHGLEVTFDDVTVVVATNSHALSEKLGRYYRDFLGGGGSYRIEVTAIEAGPPEFDLPFAVHPREPGKTKLKESSLDLPDGRVVKKLLTGLVFLFGQGKNYAVGPCLENDNQIVNFINNRFIEWRLKRGALLFHAAGVAQGGQGLVIAGFSGAGKSTLALEIMRHGTEFISNDRVMVSREGEGLVMHGVAKMPRVNPGTVLNNPSLAPVMDAADRARFSALPTAELWDLEHKYDAFIDECFGPGRFKLGCPMAGLVILRWKRDASPMTGARVRLADRRDLMPAFMKDVGLFYEFEDPSEPSMASQNAYLELLGDLPVLEIDGGVDFHKAAQESLAFLAAVSR
- a CDS encoding GAK system ATP-grasp enzyme; protein product: MKKIGVVGIPGGWSTLRLLDALEARTGFRLCIDMAEVRLDLETGKAFYKDTDLTSLDGLIVKKIAPSYTPDALDRMEILRFLHSGGLPVFSNPDSMFRLIDRLSGTAVLRRGGIPMPPTTVTEDVSEAAAAVSDYGRAVFKPLYSSKARGMTVIEEGPEMHEEIADYKAAGNRVMYIQQMVSHAGGHLDLGVSFLGGQYLATYARQGSGNSWDTTTRTGGRYVPHNPSDEIIELARKAQNLFPGMAFTCVDVVETPSGAAIYEVSAFGGFRGLLDACGLDAAAAYADYVLKEIA
- a CDS encoding PhoU domain-containing protein, whose amino-acid sequence is MLEIERNFKFLLVEIERQIAGTIEVLKHRDEKAIAKIEARDDYIDNLKSVIENACFATLHGETRPTAPEVARIRAFHIIGSNLERVGDHAVNVVRQTRHYDDPRCLLRYDYKPFFQEIQNALGWMPKAVLERDMAAALKICRCELHLDRLYKQEFDRIRDELRTGFNTGDLLTTLFIFRYLERMGDALLNVGEAAIFAITGDKFKIRQFTALNDILAASGHENPLSDVEFASIWGTRSGCRIGRIQERGGEGDCHKEVIFKDGDTGKLRQEAANFARWESLMPGLAPHLEAFREGEKTSSMLIELLPGQTIQDLSLSGDRKLLSRAVAAQCRTAGELWEKTLTPGPRPIGYSKQLRARLPEVLTVHPGFRVKRKAIGAFPLPSLDEIIDAAEAVERTLAAPYSVLIHGDYNTNNILYDPAEDRIHYIDLHRSADADLVQDVSVYMVSNFRLPIFDKARRGVLSAVILEMRRFAAAFAAKHGDTTFDIRLALGLGRSLITSTRFELSERFARLMFHRGVFLLQRVAAHDGDPADFKLPVDALCY
- a CDS encoding amphi-Trp domain-containing protein; amino-acid sequence: MNKLFKYDGLQQPDVIAAYLEAVRDGFATGEITLSQGEDVLRLIPKGLVAVTVEGKAKGEDRKLKLTFRWKEREQECSAPLLITARDEDDA
- a CDS encoding Nif11-like leader peptide family natural product precursor; this encodes MSQEAIDQFLAWLQADKDRLLLVGGLPLDELAAHAAAHGFIFTVEELKARQALVHLVEGT
- a CDS encoding inorganic phosphate transporter; its protein translation is MLQSLASLDGHSLILLCLSLGIALAFEFVNGFHDTANAVATVIYTKALRATTAVVLSGICNFLGVLLGGIAVAYSIVHLLPVDLLVSVNSNLGLAMVFSLLVSAILWNFGTWYLGLPASSSHTLIGAILGVGLANAVREGLPAGAGVNWHKAVEVGLSLFISPIIGFVLAGGLLLLLQRLLKNPALHRPPQGDAPPPPAMRAALILSGLGVSLAHGSNDGQKGVGLIMLILIGILPGVYSLDADLSPGETAMVRQAAARFTDYFDAHRLEIDKAYANGSIRELPEKSSAVSCDVRGAVAASEDIQRQLALYDSIAAIPAGERWELRTDILCLDDAARIMQGLSGSAAERAEIEQLRETLRRPTEYAPDWVIMAVSLALGVGTMVGWKRIVVTIGEKIGKTKLSYAQGASAQIVAMATIGLADGLGLPVSTTHVLSSGVAGTMAAHKSGLQMRTLRSIAMAWVFTLPAAMLLGAGFFFLFTAWL